One part of the Mariniblastus fucicola genome encodes these proteins:
- a CDS encoding glycosyltransferase family 87 protein yields MQPFAYERINETTWMYVSTFLILSFFFKFNRAWSIRNLDLFLIILLAPGLLLIQSGRLEHARFLEQQAIEQMAPEVESESDSQRRPIVNQAGFRKSIQESESGVERSDLPVAKPGASELGFDEPGMARQRYGYFWMFIIGGLIMIRMLIDPVFVRRPVLDPNLSIGGMVFVGLSLLIFVLANIATYAPGEEDIEGARNAVKMLRLEAASDSEDVQLIQRGPGYRLLYLLPVLSTYENSNEIRESGSDAASNQGRYIVAAKTVAITSQVLIVLGLILFCHYHFGNFHAGVGIATIYMLLPYTVIYTGNVMHTVPAALLIWALFCYRIPVLAGIFIGLATGVSYYPLFLLPLWISYYWERGWRTFLIGFFSSIGVCICGLFFTSADLVDFVRQLQAMFAFWFPLMENLEGIWSLGINQIWRHPLLVGFIALSVSFVGWPSEKNIGTLVAYSAAVMAAVQFWHGFGGGLYVAWYLPLALLVIFRPNVAGRVATTEVKQRRRRVAEAT; encoded by the coding sequence ATGCAACCATTTGCCTACGAACGAATCAACGAAACGACGTGGATGTACGTGTCGACGTTTCTGATCCTTTCGTTCTTTTTCAAATTTAATCGGGCGTGGAGCATTCGCAATCTCGATCTGTTTCTGATCATTTTGCTGGCTCCGGGTTTGCTGCTGATTCAATCGGGACGACTGGAACACGCTCGATTCCTCGAACAACAGGCGATTGAGCAGATGGCGCCTGAGGTCGAAAGCGAATCTGATTCGCAGCGAAGACCCATCGTTAACCAGGCTGGCTTTCGCAAATCGATACAGGAATCAGAATCCGGCGTGGAACGTTCGGATCTTCCGGTCGCGAAACCGGGTGCGTCGGAACTGGGCTTCGATGAGCCCGGGATGGCGAGGCAACGCTACGGCTACTTCTGGATGTTCATCATCGGTGGCCTGATCATGATACGGATGCTGATCGATCCCGTGTTCGTGCGCCGACCCGTGCTGGATCCGAACCTTTCGATCGGAGGAATGGTTTTTGTTGGGCTAAGTCTGTTGATTTTTGTGCTGGCCAACATCGCGACCTACGCTCCGGGCGAGGAAGACATCGAAGGCGCCCGCAACGCTGTCAAAATGCTTCGACTCGAAGCCGCCAGCGACAGCGAAGACGTGCAACTGATTCAACGCGGGCCTGGCTATCGTTTGCTGTATTTGCTGCCCGTCCTTTCGACTTATGAAAACAGTAACGAGATCCGCGAAAGTGGATCCGATGCGGCGTCAAATCAGGGTCGCTACATTGTTGCCGCCAAGACCGTCGCGATCACCAGCCAGGTTTTGATTGTGCTGGGGTTGATTCTGTTTTGCCACTACCACTTCGGCAACTTTCACGCAGGAGTCGGCATCGCGACGATCTATATGCTATTGCCCTACACGGTGATCTACACAGGCAATGTAATGCACACGGTCCCCGCTGCGCTATTGATATGGGCATTGTTCTGTTATCGCATTCCCGTGTTAGCTGGAATCTTCATCGGGCTGGCGACTGGCGTTTCCTACTATCCACTGTTCCTGTTGCCGTTGTGGATCAGCTATTATTGGGAACGTGGCTGGAGAACGTTTCTGATCGGCTTTTTCAGCTCCATCGGCGTCTGTATTTGCGGGCTTTTTTTCACGTCAGCTGACCTGGTGGATTTCGTTCGTCAACTTCAGGCGATGTTTGCGTTCTGGTTTCCGTTGATGGAAAACCTGGAAGGCATCTGGTCGTTGGGTATCAATCAAATCTGGCGGCATCCGCTGCTGGTGGGCTTTATCGCACTTAGCGTTTCATTCGTCGGGTGGCCTTCAGAGAAGAACATCGGAACCTTGGTTGCCTATTCAGCGGCGGTGATGGCGGCCGTTCAGTTCTGGCACGGATTCGGTGGCGGGCTCTACGTAGCGTGGTATTTACCGCTGGCCTTGCTGGTCATTTTCCGACCCAATGTTGCCGGCCGCGTCGCGACGACAGAAGTGAAACAGCGTCGCCGACGAGTTGCCGAAGCAACCTGA
- the glgA gene encoding glycogen synthase GlgA, which produces MKIILASSEVVPFAKTGGLADVCGALPRELENLGHEVNVFMPYYRCVKEKADKFQIEDTRQKLEIPVGSLVEDGQLLRTTVPNSNVPVWLVGHDEYFNRDGLYGENGQDYQDNCERFTFFCRSVMESIRILDLQPDLIHVNDWQTGLIPALLKCEYHQNPIYENVASLMTVHNLAYQGTFVADKMAITGLDWKHFNYEEMEFYGRLNLLKTGLVYADAINTVSPTYAKEIQSPAQGCGLETVLQHRSADVSGIINGIDDTAWNPAVDELISQKFDRDSWPVGKAACKAEVQKLGQLHQNPDVPMIGIVGRLATQKGWSLILPVMRRWLEDPNNHAQWVVLGTGDPDFHVVLSTLQQQFAGQLSVTLDFSNQLAHQIEAGSDIFVMPSEYEPCGLNQMYSMAYGTVPVVRSTGGLADTVVDASLETLGNGTANGFSFADFSADALEHTLHRAARMYYEDKECWRQLVNQGMSQDWSWTASAKAYEALYGRLTKK; this is translated from the coding sequence ATGAAAATCATTCTTGCCAGCAGCGAAGTCGTTCCTTTCGCAAAAACCGGTGGTTTGGCTGACGTCTGCGGTGCCCTGCCCCGGGAACTCGAGAATCTGGGCCATGAAGTCAATGTCTTCATGCCGTACTATCGCTGCGTCAAAGAAAAAGCTGACAAGTTTCAAATCGAAGACACCCGACAAAAACTGGAGATCCCGGTCGGCAGTCTGGTAGAAGACGGCCAACTGTTGCGAACTACTGTCCCGAACAGCAACGTACCGGTTTGGCTGGTCGGTCACGACGAGTATTTCAATCGCGATGGCCTGTACGGCGAAAACGGACAGGACTATCAGGATAACTGCGAACGGTTCACTTTCTTTTGCCGCAGCGTGATGGAGTCCATTCGCATACTCGATCTGCAACCCGATTTGATTCACGTCAACGATTGGCAAACAGGGTTGATTCCGGCGCTGCTCAAGTGCGAGTATCACCAGAATCCGATTTACGAAAACGTGGCCTCGTTGATGACGGTTCACAACCTCGCGTACCAGGGAACTTTCGTGGCCGACAAAATGGCGATCACGGGATTGGACTGGAAACATTTCAACTATGAAGAGATGGAGTTTTACGGTCGGCTAAATCTGCTCAAGACCGGATTGGTCTATGCCGACGCGATCAACACTGTCAGTCCGACCTACGCAAAAGAGATTCAATCGCCGGCTCAGGGATGCGGGCTCGAAACCGTGTTGCAACATCGATCCGCGGACGTATCGGGCATCATCAACGGCATCGACGACACCGCCTGGAATCCGGCTGTGGACGAATTGATTTCGCAAAAGTTCGATCGCGATTCGTGGCCGGTAGGAAAGGCAGCTTGCAAAGCCGAAGTGCAGAAGCTGGGCCAACTTCACCAGAATCCGGACGTCCCGATGATCGGAATCGTGGGGCGCCTGGCGACTCAAAAAGGCTGGTCGCTGATCCTTCCCGTGATGCGTCGCTGGCTGGAAGACCCCAACAACCATGCTCAATGGGTTGTGCTTGGAACCGGCGATCCGGATTTTCATGTCGTGCTGTCGACATTGCAACAACAGTTTGCCGGACAGCTGTCGGTCACGCTGGATTTTTCAAACCAGTTGGCTCATCAGATTGAAGCGGGCAGCGACATTTTCGTCATGCCGAGCGAATACGAACCCTGCGGTTTGAACCAGATGTACAGCATGGCTTATGGAACCGTTCCGGTTGTTCGCAGCACGGGCGGGCTGGCGGACACGGTCGTCGATGCCAGCCTCGAAACACTGGGCAACGGAACCGCGAACGGATTCTCGTTTGCAGACTTCTCGGCGGACGCCCTCGAGCACACACTTCACCGCGCAGCGCGGATGTACTATGAGGACAAAGAGTGTTGGAGGCAGTTGGTGAATCAGGGCATGAGCCAGGATTGGTCGTGGACGGCAAGTGCAAAAGCCTACGAGGCACTCTACGGTCGACTGACAAAGAAATAG
- a CDS encoding TIGR02117 family protein yields MLAYVAIVLLGLIPVNNDFVLAEKGITLHVVSNEVHADIIVPVVTNVIDWSVEFQNAAITDDVSAATHVAIGWGDKGFFLHTETWDDFKLSIAANALLLPSESCVHAKFTHPEHHPDAASVTISQDQYRQLVDFIKQTLRRDSEGKAIQIPGYAYSTTDAFFEAKGRYHLLNTCNSWVGRGLRTAGVKVPWMSPLPKTPMLYFE; encoded by the coding sequence GTGTTAGCCTATGTCGCGATCGTTCTGCTGGGCCTCATTCCAGTAAACAACGATTTCGTCCTGGCCGAAAAAGGAATCACGCTGCACGTTGTCTCGAACGAAGTGCATGCCGATATCATCGTGCCCGTGGTTACGAACGTCATCGATTGGTCCGTTGAGTTTCAGAACGCAGCCATCACGGATGATGTTTCCGCGGCGACACATGTTGCAATCGGTTGGGGAGACAAAGGCTTCTTTCTACACACCGAAACGTGGGATGATTTCAAATTATCGATCGCAGCCAACGCGTTGTTGCTTCCTTCAGAGAGCTGCGTTCACGCAAAATTTACGCATCCCGAACACCATCCGGACGCCGCATCGGTTACGATTTCGCAAGATCAATATCGCCAGCTGGTGGACTTTATCAAGCAAACGCTACGGCGAGATTCTGAGGGCAAGGCCATCCAAATTCCGGGCTACGCCTACTCGACAACCGATGCGTTTTTCGAAGCCAAAGGGCGCTACCACTTGCTCAACACGTGCAACTCCTGGGTCGGTCGTGGCTTAAGAACGGCTGGCGTCAAAGTGCCGTGGATGTCTCCGCTGCCAAAAACGCCAATGCTGTATTTTGAATAA
- a CDS encoding L-fuconate dehydratase, with protein sequence MPNPKIISFTVDDVRFPTSDDADGSDAMHGSPDYSAAYIVLKTDSDFEGHGLTFTLGRGTELCVEAAKYLCQFIVGMTLDEIRGDFAGLWRKLTSEPQFRWVGPEKGVIHLATGGVINAIWDLYAKVENKPLWKLVCDMSAEEMVSCIDFRYLTDALTPEEAIEILKANDSTAAVREKEMLESGFPAYTTSAGWLGYSDEKIVRLCNEGIADGWSHFKLKVGDNLEDDRRRAGIMRNTIGPDRKMMLDANQRWDVQQAIDWTNTLAEFNPWWIEEPTCPDDVLAHKAIGEGVHPIGIATGEQCQNRVMFKQFLQAGAIQFCQIDSCRLGGVNEVLSVLLLAKKFGVPVCPHAGGVGLCEYVNHLIMIDYIRIGASTDSHVAEFVDHLHEHFVDPCVIKNAAYMPPTAAGYSATMKPETIEKFRFPDGEVWSTRNSG encoded by the coding sequence ATGCCGAATCCAAAAATCATTTCATTCACTGTCGACGACGTTCGATTCCCAACTTCTGACGATGCTGATGGCTCGGACGCGATGCACGGTTCACCCGATTATTCAGCAGCCTACATCGTGCTCAAAACAGACTCGGATTTTGAAGGCCATGGTTTGACGTTTACGCTCGGACGCGGGACGGAGCTTTGTGTCGAAGCCGCAAAATATCTCTGTCAATTCATCGTAGGCATGACGCTGGATGAAATCCGGGGCGACTTTGCCGGGCTGTGGAGAAAACTCACCAGCGAACCGCAATTCCGTTGGGTCGGACCCGAAAAAGGAGTCATTCACCTGGCGACCGGTGGTGTGATCAATGCGATTTGGGATCTGTACGCCAAAGTCGAAAACAAACCGCTTTGGAAACTGGTTTGCGACATGTCGGCGGAGGAAATGGTCAGCTGTATTGATTTTCGCTACCTGACCGATGCGCTGACTCCTGAGGAAGCGATCGAAATTCTCAAAGCCAACGACTCGACCGCGGCGGTTCGCGAGAAAGAGATGCTGGAAAGCGGATTTCCCGCCTACACGACTTCCGCTGGATGGTTGGGCTACAGCGACGAAAAAATCGTGCGGCTCTGTAACGAAGGCATCGCGGATGGTTGGAGCCATTTCAAACTGAAGGTTGGCGACAACCTCGAAGATGATCGACGCCGCGCCGGAATCATGCGGAACACGATCGGCCCGGATCGAAAGATGATGCTCGACGCGAATCAGCGATGGGATGTTCAGCAAGCGATCGACTGGACGAATACTCTGGCTGAGTTCAATCCGTGGTGGATCGAGGAACCGACCTGTCCGGACGATGTCCTGGCTCATAAAGCGATCGGAGAAGGCGTGCATCCGATCGGCATCGCGACGGGTGAGCAGTGTCAGAACCGGGTCATGTTCAAACAGTTTCTTCAGGCCGGAGCGATTCAATTCTGTCAGATCGACAGCTGCCGTTTGGGCGGAGTGAACGAGGTGTTATCCGTATTGTTGTTGGCCAAAAAATTCGGCGTACCTGTGTGTCCTCACGCGGGTGGCGTTGGTTTGTGCGAATACGTGAACCATCTGATCATGATCGACTACATTCGTATTGGGGCGTCAACGGATTCGCATGTGGCTGAGTTTGTCGATCACTTGCATGAGCACTTTGTAGATCCTTGCGTGATCAAGAATGCGGCTTACATGCCACCGACTGCTGCGGGATATAGCGCAACGATGAAACCTGAAACGATTGAAAAGTTTCGCTTTCCCGACGGCGAAGTTTGGTCCACCAGAAACAGTGGCTGA
- a CDS encoding FMN-binding glutamate synthase family protein has protein sequence MITTIFIVIAVIVLLGVAALAIHDLLQTKDPICRNYPVVGHGRHFLSELGPKLRQYIVADNNEERPFNRDDREWIYRSADKSNNYFGFGTDNDIEQSPGYLIIKQSTFPLFDPQPEDEGYDPDYIIPSTKVIGEARNRKGAFRPNSIINISAMSYGSLSAPAVEAMSRGAALCGCLQNTGEGGVSPHHDHGSDLVWQLGTGYYGARDADGTFDEKRFVETCDRFNVKAIEVKISQGAKPGRGGVLPGSKVTPEIANIRGIPVGKSCLSPNAHRMFNDADGMLDFVERLADLSGLPVGIKSAVGQLDFWNELVRHMETGDRGIDFLSIDGGEGGTGAAPLVFSDHVALPFRIGFDRVHRIFTDAGIQDRLTFIGSGKLGFPEETLLAMAMGCDMINVARTAMMAIGCIQAQICHTGKCPTGVATQDKWLMRGLDPTDKSARLANYITTLRKEVLQLCRACGEAHPSDMSLDHFEVLEDRFQARPIG, from the coding sequence ATGATCACCACCATCTTTATTGTCATCGCAGTTATCGTGCTTCTCGGCGTTGCTGCTCTCGCGATTCATGATTTGCTGCAAACCAAGGATCCAATCTGTCGAAACTATCCCGTCGTTGGCCACGGCAGGCACTTTCTTTCGGAACTTGGACCGAAACTGCGGCAGTACATCGTCGCAGACAATAACGAGGAACGTCCTTTCAATCGCGACGATCGCGAATGGATCTATCGCTCGGCCGACAAAAGCAATAACTACTTTGGGTTTGGAACCGACAACGATATCGAACAGTCTCCAGGCTATTTGATTATCAAACAAAGCACTTTTCCACTGTTCGATCCGCAGCCCGAAGACGAGGGCTACGATCCGGACTACATAATCCCGTCGACCAAAGTGATCGGCGAAGCACGCAATCGCAAAGGCGCATTTCGACCGAACTCGATCATCAACATTTCCGCCATGAGCTACGGCTCGCTGAGTGCTCCGGCGGTGGAAGCGATGAGTCGTGGCGCTGCGCTATGCGGTTGCCTACAGAACACGGGTGAAGGAGGCGTTTCTCCGCATCACGATCATGGTTCGGATCTCGTTTGGCAACTGGGGACCGGCTACTACGGAGCCCGCGATGCTGACGGTACTTTCGACGAGAAGCGTTTCGTCGAAACTTGTGATCGCTTCAACGTCAAAGCCATCGAAGTCAAAATCAGTCAGGGTGCCAAACCGGGTCGCGGCGGCGTCCTTCCCGGCAGCAAAGTTACTCCGGAAATCGCCAACATTCGCGGCATCCCGGTTGGCAAAAGCTGTCTCAGTCCCAACGCCCATCGCATGTTCAACGACGCTGACGGGATGCTGGATTTCGTCGAGCGGTTGGCGGACCTTTCCGGATTACCCGTCGGAATCAAGTCCGCCGTTGGCCAGCTGGATTTTTGGAATGAGTTGGTCAGGCACATGGAAACGGGCGACCGCGGCATCGACTTTCTTTCTATCGACGGCGGCGAAGGAGGCACTGGCGCCGCGCCGCTGGTTTTTTCAGACCACGTGGCGCTTCCGTTTCGAATTGGCTTTGATCGCGTGCATCGAATTTTTACTGACGCCGGCATTCAGGATCGCTTGACGTTCATCGGTTCGGGGAAACTTGGATTCCCGGAAGAGACCTTGCTGGCAATGGCGATGGGTTGCGACATGATCAACGTGGCTCGCACGGCGATGATGGCGATCGGTTGCATTCAGGCGCAGATCTGTCACACCGGAAAATGTCCGACCGGAGTCGCGACTCAGGACAAGTGGCTGATGCGAGGCCTGGACCCGACTGACAAATCGGCCCGTTTGGCGAACTACATCACGACGCTACGAAAAGAAGTCCTGCAGCTGTGTCGTGCTTGTGGTGAAGCGCATCCGTCGGACATGTCGCTGGACCATTTCGAAGTTCTGGAAGACCGTTTTCAGGCACGGCCCATCGGCTAA
- a CDS encoding CocE/NonD family hydrolase produces MNTGNKSMCILTRFVFLVAFALATSFAGHASAQQFPGAERIIAAYQKTEVDIPMRDGIKLHTTIYSPRDTSKKYPIMLNRTPYSTGPYGEGRYSPRVGPSAIMEDQGYIFVHQDVRGRFMSEGSYDNMRPNVDDEKVVDESSDTYDTIDFLVKRVRNNNGKVGMWGISYPGFYCAAALPNHHPALVASTPQAPISDFFFDDFHHHGAYLLSYLSATNTFGYQHNGPTQRKWYPEVAMGTKDAWQFYLNMGSLKNADQLFEEKNEFWQQLSNHPNYDSFWQKRSILPHLKDIKTNVLVVGGFYDAEDLYGPLNIYRSIEKNNDTFNAIIMGPWEHGEWARRGVRPDQIYTVGKLGIDKGLQEFYQRQVEAPFFAHFLKGEGAAPEFEAMMYDTGARSWKKFSKWPPAESKTIKQYFGAGGKLGSEAPQSNANADDAFTEFISDPANPVPYRQQSDIKFRFTPREFMTDDQRFATARPDVLSFVSDPLEKPMTLTGDMLAHLQVSTSQSAADWIVKLIDVYPDDHPFVEGSDAGIKFGGFQGLVRSETIRGRFRNSYEKPEPFVPDEVATVDLPLQDVCYTFKPGHRIMIHVQSTFFPYIDRNPQKYVPNIFDADDADFVPATHRVYHNADNASWIEMKVLE; encoded by the coding sequence TTGAACACAGGCAACAAGTCCATGTGCATTTTGACTCGCTTTGTTTTTCTGGTTGCCTTTGCATTGGCAACGTCTTTTGCAGGCCACGCCAGCGCCCAACAGTTTCCTGGCGCCGAACGCATTATCGCGGCCTACCAAAAAACCGAAGTCGACATTCCGATGCGGGACGGAATCAAGCTACACACAACGATCTATTCGCCGCGCGACACGAGCAAAAAATATCCAATCATGCTCAACCGCACGCCCTACAGCACCGGACCGTACGGGGAAGGACGTTACTCGCCGCGAGTCGGACCGTCCGCGATCATGGAAGACCAGGGCTACATTTTCGTCCATCAGGACGTTCGCGGTCGATTCATGTCCGAAGGCAGCTACGACAACATGCGTCCCAACGTGGACGATGAAAAAGTCGTCGACGAAAGCTCGGATACCTATGACACGATCGACTTCCTTGTCAAACGAGTCCGGAACAACAACGGCAAAGTCGGCATGTGGGGCATCTCCTACCCCGGTTTTTACTGTGCCGCAGCATTGCCCAATCACCACCCTGCCCTCGTTGCTTCCACGCCTCAGGCGCCGATTTCGGATTTCTTCTTCGACGATTTCCACCACCACGGCGCGTACCTGCTCAGCTACCTCTCCGCTACGAACACTTTTGGCTATCAACATAACGGACCGACGCAACGAAAATGGTACCCGGAAGTCGCGATGGGAACCAAAGACGCGTGGCAGTTCTATCTGAACATGGGCTCGCTCAAAAATGCGGATCAACTGTTCGAAGAAAAAAACGAATTCTGGCAACAGCTTTCCAATCATCCCAATTACGATTCGTTTTGGCAGAAGCGATCGATTCTCCCGCACCTGAAAGACATCAAGACCAACGTACTGGTGGTCGGTGGCTTTTATGATGCCGAAGATCTCTACGGTCCGTTGAACATCTATCGTAGTATCGAAAAGAACAACGACACTTTCAATGCGATCATCATGGGACCGTGGGAGCACGGCGAATGGGCAAGGCGCGGAGTCCGACCGGATCAGATCTACACGGTTGGAAAGCTCGGGATCGACAAGGGGTTGCAGGAGTTCTACCAACGTCAGGTGGAAGCGCCTTTCTTCGCGCACTTTCTTAAAGGCGAAGGTGCTGCACCCGAATTCGAAGCCATGATGTATGACACCGGGGCTCGGAGTTGGAAAAAGTTCAGCAAGTGGCCACCAGCAGAATCGAAAACCATCAAGCAGTATTTTGGTGCCGGTGGAAAGCTTGGCTCCGAAGCTCCACAATCCAATGCCAATGCCGACGATGCGTTCACTGAGTTCATCAGCGATCCTGCCAATCCGGTCCCCTATCGGCAGCAGTCAGACATCAAGTTCCGCTTCACGCCACGCGAGTTCATGACCGACGATCAGCGCTTCGCGACTGCCCGACCGGATGTATTGTCTTTCGTTTCAGATCCTTTGGAAAAACCGATGACGCTGACCGGTGACATGTTGGCTCACTTGCAGGTTTCAACTTCCCAATCGGCGGCGGACTGGATCGTGAAACTGATCGATGTCTATCCGGATGACCATCCGTTTGTCGAAGGCTCAGATGCAGGGATCAAGTTCGGTGGCTTTCAGGGACTGGTTCGCAGCGAGACGATTCGCGGCCGGTTTCGCAACAGCTATGAAAAACCCGAACCATTCGTGCCGGACGAAGTCGCAACGGTGGATCTGCCGCTGCAGGACGTTTGCTACACCTTCAAACCCGGTCATCGGATCATGATCCACGTGCAAAGTACGTTTTTCCCTTACATCGATCGCAATCCGCAGAAGTACGTGCCGAATATTTTCGACGCGGACGACGCGGACTTCGTTCCGGCCACACATCGCGTTTATCACAACGCAGATAACGCGAGCTGGATCGAGATGAAAGTGCTCGAGTGA
- a CDS encoding serine hydroxymethyltransferase, translated as MNLQSQDPEIFDLIQAEAVRQQDGLEMIASENYTSVAIMEAAGSVLTNKYAEGYPGRRYYGGCEHVDVLENVARNRAKELFGAEAANVQPNSGSQANQAVYLAALDVGDTVLGLDLAHGGHLTHGMRLNLSGKLYNFINYGVKKDDHRIDFDQVAALAKEHKPKMIVAGASAYPREIPHEKFREIADDVGALLFVDMAHYSGLVAGGVHNSPVPHADFVTSTTHKTLRGPRSGMILCKKPWIKKINSAVFPGMQGGPLMHIVAGKAVCYGECLKPEFKTYAQNIVDNSKALAETLMAGGLTLVSGGTDNHLCLVDVATSLDLGGKDAEEALGRCEITVNKNMIPFDPRTPMDPSGVRIGTPALTTRGMGVDQMKQIGQWIVEALKNANDESVHASIKSGVKEMCDSFPVPAASQLV; from the coding sequence ATGAACCTGCAATCACAAGACCCGGAAATCTTTGACCTGATCCAAGCCGAAGCCGTGCGGCAGCAGGACGGCCTGGAAATGATCGCCAGCGAAAACTACACCAGCGTGGCCATCATGGAAGCCGCGGGAAGCGTGCTGACCAACAAGTATGCCGAGGGCTATCCGGGACGTCGCTACTACGGCGGGTGTGAGCATGTTGATGTGCTGGAGAATGTGGCTCGCAATCGCGCGAAAGAACTCTTCGGCGCAGAAGCCGCAAACGTGCAACCGAACTCCGGTTCCCAGGCCAACCAGGCGGTCTACCTCGCGGCCCTCGATGTTGGCGACACCGTGCTTGGCCTGGACCTGGCTCATGGAGGCCATCTGACGCACGGCATGCGTTTGAACCTTTCGGGAAAGCTCTACAACTTCATTAACTACGGTGTCAAGAAAGACGACCATCGAATCGATTTCGATCAGGTTGCGGCGTTGGCCAAAGAGCACAAGCCAAAGATGATCGTGGCCGGCGCAAGTGCTTACCCGCGAGAGATTCCCCACGAGAAGTTCCGCGAAATCGCTGACGATGTCGGTGCACTTTTGTTTGTCGACATGGCTCACTATTCCGGACTGGTAGCCGGCGGAGTTCACAACAGCCCGGTTCCGCATGCCGATTTCGTGACTTCGACAACGCACAAGACGCTTCGCGGTCCGCGATCGGGAATGATTTTGTGTAAGAAGCCGTGGATCAAAAAAATCAACTCTGCGGTTTTCCCGGGCATGCAAGGTGGCCCACTGATGCACATCGTGGCAGGCAAAGCGGTTTGCTATGGCGAGTGTCTCAAACCGGAGTTCAAAACCTACGCCCAGAACATTGTCGACAACTCAAAAGCGCTTGCCGAAACGCTAATGGCCGGCGGTTTGACGCTCGTCAGCGGTGGAACAGACAATCATCTGTGCCTGGTCGATGTCGCGACGTCGCTCGATCTTGGCGGGAAAGACGCAGAAGAGGCCTTGGGGCGTTGCGAAATTACAGTCAACAAAAACATGATCCCGTTTGACCCACGAACTCCGATGGACCCAAGCGGTGTGCGAATTGGAACTCCGGCGTTGACGACTCGCGGGATGGGCGTCGATCAGATGAAACAGATCGGTCAGTGGATCGTGGAAGCGCTTAAAAACGCGAACGACGAATCGGTTCACGCCTCGATCAAGAGCGGCGTCAAGGAAATGTGCGACAGCTTCCCGGTACCCGCGGCTTCGCAACTGGTTTAG
- a CDS encoding tetratricopeptide repeat protein produces MSDGPKKPGGIKSQRRAIRTAEGYLELMSTFESGLSMDEALAQPIADRMLRLLENIEPTAEHRCYVMHLKGEACRFANRFEEAIVHFRKSLEMEPDSIHGLLAIAWCFKRVGRIDESIESMQIAIEFEPDQAICHYNLACYYALAGRTANAIEYLAQAFELRPSFRQEVDSESDFDAIRDDKEFLEFLSPEVA; encoded by the coding sequence ATGAGCGACGGACCAAAAAAACCGGGCGGGATCAAGAGTCAGCGACGGGCAATTCGTACTGCCGAGGGCTATCTTGAATTGATGTCGACTTTCGAGTCTGGCCTTTCGATGGACGAAGCGCTCGCTCAGCCGATCGCCGACCGGATGCTTCGGTTGCTTGAGAACATCGAGCCCACTGCCGAGCATCGCTGTTACGTGATGCATCTCAAAGGTGAAGCTTGCCGATTCGCAAACCGTTTCGAAGAAGCCATCGTCCACTTTCGCAAGTCGTTGGAAATGGAACCGGATAGCATTCACGGCCTGTTGGCGATCGCGTGGTGCTTCAAACGGGTCGGCCGTATCGATGAATCGATCGAGTCGATGCAAATTGCGATCGAGTTCGAACCAGACCAGGCGATCTGCCACTACAACCTGGCTTGCTACTACGCGCTCGCTGGTCGCACAGCGAATGCGATCGAGTACCTTGCTCAGGCTTTCGAGTTACGACCGTCGTTCCGCCAGGAAGTCGATTCGGAAAGCGACTTTGATGCGATCCGCGACGACAAGGAATTTCTGGAGTTTCTCTCACCCGAGGTGGCCTAG